The DNA window ttagatgggggcgtctaatagactggtTGCGTCTAATCAGATGAACGGCCgagatgaggcgtctaataCATTGTTAGATGGGGGCATCTAATAGACTGATTGCGTCTAATCAGATGAACGGTCGAGATGAGGTGTATAATAGACTGatcagatgggggcgtctaatagactggtcagatgggggcgtctaatagactggtCAGATGAGGGCGTCTAATCAGATGAAcggctaagatgatcagataggCATCTAAAGGCAGATGCTCTTCTAGACAGCTGGCAGTAGAGTCTTTCAGGCAGCTGACAgcagagctcaacaaatgaataaccgccacgtatgccataattcaaattgcctatactgcattgtactaccacgatctcaatAATCTTTTTCTGTtgtactacccagtacctcatggatagtacatccaacggaaagatgacatgtgtccaaaagtaggatttgaccgttgaagcttttcaaaaataaattgatgcctaagacaacggacaaatcactggctgaaaaatacaagaaacagagagagagctgcttcattcatttttctttcaagaaagttcctgaaatcaaacatctcacttatcatctagctgtgaatacattgtattatatactgtcttttctgtgagaaaacttcagtgttgtaagttgaacaaaagttgttttgttcaacagagagttagctagattagtgaactgtatttgattcaaagaagtatagtgaatccttccggtggttggaagaaggggtgacgtatgagagtttgctccgaacatccataaacaacttcttgtgttctttactttctgtcattcatctttcattggttcaaagcttcaaatccgacgaacatttccgcacttgaatctgtttcaagagttcgaaagatttgcgaagaatagaaagagatattaatctctcacaggatttctatcaaaccgtttatccgaagtcgtcatcaatagccagaccccgtctctattggtgccgccGATCCTAACAATAACCCTATTTTTCTGTGTTCAGttcaatttgtatttttttgtttgatcgAAAATTGTCGACCCTAGATAAATCTAAGACTAAATTAAAGTTTTGGCCAAACCTTTGTTGGCAAAATGCCAGTTGCTTCTAGTAGGAGTCACTGCCCATTTGAATTCTGAATTTTAACGATCTAAAGGGGGTGGGGGACTCCGATCAATTTAGAAGGGGCGGATATTTTCTTTCCAATTGATACtgtaaaaataatcaaaagtttGAACTCAAATTCACAAAATGCCCTTTCCcctataataatatattgaaatatgaGGTTTCAAACAAATtcgattattatttttattctggtcaattaaattaatcactttattaattaaaatattcaaatttaacacaaaattttaataaccCAAATCCAAACCAAGCATGTCatgcaaattaattaataaaaaaaatacatttaatatattatttatagcatgttaaaatattaaacaatatttttttatcaaaataaataatttttatataacattcaTTAATCGCaatctaaaaatttattaattttctttgaaattgtttttcctttttaagAAGAGTAGATTTAAAATAGAAGATTGAAGAAtgtataatttcaaataaacttattcTCTACCAAAATTAAGCCATGATGGCTGATGAGGATTCATCAATCGCAATCAGTAAACAGAACATGTCCGGCGAAAGAACTATGCAACCAAGCTTTCTCTAAGAACCGTTCAATCAACTGTTGGATCCGGATTATTATTATTCGATACATCATGAACCTTATTATGTTCCGACCTGTTCCTACTCAGCATTCTCTTAAGTGACCCCCCTAGCGATGAAGCCGCCTGAGAAGTCACCGCcgacggcggcggcggcggcggcgacgaACCCACGGGAACCTCAATCACGATTTCCATAACCGACCCATCATCATCATTGTTAGCGTTCGAACTCGAAATCACATCAGCCTCCGGACACTCTCCCGACCCGAATTGATGATCAAGACCCGTACCCGACTTCTCTTCAACTTGAGATAATCCAACCGGAGCTCGACACAAAGGACAGCTAGTATGAGAATGCAACCACATATCGATACAATCAACGTGAAAAGCGTGTCCACATTTGGGTAATTCTCTTCCCACTTCCTTGTCTTGAAACAAACTCAAACAGATCACACATTCAAGCCCGGAAGCTTCATTTCCATTCGGGTCGTAATCAAAAAGAGGTATCAAATCAATTATAGACGGTTCAAGTCCTGTAGTTTGTAATACCCCACTTGGAAAACTAGTAATCTCATAAGAATAACGGTTAAGATACTGATGAGAAATACGGGGCGGGCCAAGCACAAGTGAAAGAGAAACGGAGCTTGACCCACTCCTATGACGAGCCTGAACTAAGAACCATTTGGCGTAAACATGGAGAAACAGGACAAAAATGACAACCAAGATCAAGGAAATTACCGCAGTTAACATGACATTTCCGTCATAGGAGAGCATGCTGCCGAAGAGTTGGGTCGCCGGAGTTGGGCATCGGGTAGGGGACGAAGAATTAGCCATTGTGATTTGGATTCAAGATCGAGGAGAGAGATGGGTCTTTATAATGGTACATTAATTTCATGAAATGGTTACATGAAATTCTACATTGGTTGATAATAATGGGTTCAGTGAATTATGGGTTTCTTCAAAATTACGTATGTCTCTAAAAATGGGGGTCAAAAGGGAATCCCTTTATTCAAGGAAGGTCGTAGGACTCATATGAAGGTCTCGTGAAGGCGACGGCGATTATATGTATTAATACTTGGACGAAATTAATGAcctctttttaaaaataaaccaacTAATAaacaaatccaaaatattaccattgagtttttaaattttactataataagTAGATTATATCATATAAGTAATCgaaccaaattaaataaaagacaacaTGATAATATCAGGTCAacgaaatttaaattaaaaaaaaaagaataaaatgaaaattccaattttaatttttttttattaaacataggCATAAAATCAAGTAATTaatagtaattatttaaaatagataataaacagaaaataaattaaaaaacaaagttttttttaacaaatatatccGACAACAATAATTTAAGAAcaataaaaatctatttttctttatatcACATACTTCTTCTAGTATTTGAGACCacacaaaaatttataataataaaaatgtaatatttaaccattttaaatgtTGTATatgtgttaattaaaataaaattttcactttaatatttcaaattagttTATATCTACAAAATTctgtattatattaaatttataattaaattttttattcagtGATTGGTTCAAATctcacaataaaaatattatcttcaCAAATTTTTCAAAACTCGAAACAGCTCTGATTATATTAatggaataaaatattttttagttctCATATGACCAAACAAAAtgtctttaaatatttaaactaaaattattataatttaaacgtgattaataatttttcctgatcaaattatttaaaatatatatatataatttagatcaAAGTTATACTAtagcttttattttttatgtgtatttttttttagatgtgattaatatatatgaaaaatagaGTTGAAAAACACAGTAgtgtgaattaaaaaaaaagtttattttaaagagGATGGAAAGTAAAAGAAAGAGGGTCCCACATTGGTGTTTCTTTAGACTACCCACAGCAGGGtgttaaattttttcatttaacacccTGCCACGTCAGCTTAACACCTCTTTTAACACCCACTTTTTAACATGTCATACAGCAGCGTGTTATTCAaagtatcaaaattactttttcactttctctcacttccacatcatttaaacatatacataatttcattttttttaaccacaaacaatattattcatcacttgataaatcaaacatacaaatattatttaaaacgaagaagaaaacaaacactctaaacaaggatgaaagagtttgaagattttaaaagaaaggtgatacaaacaaggatgataatatggtagaaaatttctgaaattttttggtgtccaaatgacacaaaccaagtctctatttatagatcgtgaaaaataaaaaatattgatataatttttttttttttttattgatcaatcattattaaaatgtatttttaaaataagaaaagtaaaatcaaaagTAGATATTATCCTGCCACATGGCAGGATCTCATTGGCCAAACAAAATTTGACACCCGTGTCAAATTTTGACACCCAAAATTTGACACCCAAAATTGCCCCCCTGCTGCCTCCCACCCTCCTCTTTTGACACCCAAATAACCCTTCAAATACTCCCCTGCTGCGGCTGGTCTTATAGTGAGTTGTTATTATCTTCAGAAGTAGCATGTGAATAAATGCACAACATACATTTGATCATCCTGCAAGAAAAACAGGATTGCCACCATTATTactttgaattaaattaaaggCTCTCTGCAATTTTTTAGGGTTagaccctaaccctaaaccctaacagtAGGACAGGGTCAAAAGAGTAAAATGATATCtgatgcataagattttgagtCTTGGAGATAGAAGATATAAACATCACAAGATAAGTGGTAGTATTATTGATGCTGTTTATTTTAGGAGACAAATATGCTTGTATTGCATGCagtctaattattaatatataaataaataaagttaattttggTTCCATATTTTCCTGCATGTTTTAGGCAAcccctttttttaattttcttgttTGGTTTTGGGGTAGGTGGAGTAGGCCCGTGACCCAATTCAAGTAAGTCACTATCATCACATGATCAGGACTCATGAGTCAAACCAATCTTGGCTAGCTACATGAATGTAacaatatttaagttatttaattttagacCATTTTTCCTATGAAAACTCTACTGATCAAGTGTCAAGACTACACTGGTAACACTGCCATGCACCCGTCCCCACAAGAGGTCCCAATATCGACACCCCCACCAGGTCCCAATATCAACAGTGCATGACTaggaatttctttctttttttgtaAGTGAGATTTTGTATTGATACAGATTCTAATAGAAAGttgtataatatttgtaaaaacaaACCAAATTACTAGTATATATCATGTCATTTGTTGACAGTAATTAATTTAAGTGATAGCATTCTTGACCAATTTTAGAATTCAATCCAACACattaaaatcaagaaaaagACAATAATCAAAAGCATCAAAATTTACTTGAAGTTGGATTTCTTTATGTTCTTACAGAAAATGAATATAAGTGCAGGGTTGGGATGACACACAGTACCACTAGATAGTTTTTTCCATTTGACCGGTCTGGTCCTTTAGCTAGGtagattcttcttctttttttctactgttaattttgaaaaaaacattttgtCCACAGTAGACATATTCccattttaatttaagtaacTCATAATAAgctgataaaaataatatttatacctCCTTTCATCCTAATTATTTGTGTGGaggatttaaaaacaaatttttatagtTTAGTGTTTTCTAACTGCTTGTACGATATGTtcataaatgtttttttgtcaagttagtgttaatatgattttttatcatttttttcaggTTTTTTCAAGTTAGTGTCTTGGTCTGGTCTTTATTGGAGGTAATTAACCTTACAGCGGGTGGAAAACTCACTTAATAAGGTTACTACTTTGCAGAGATCTGCTTGTTTGTGACCCTAActgaaataaaagataaaaagttTGTAGCTTTCTTCCTTTAAGAAAGCAGAAAGCTATAGCACCCTCAGACCTTCTCTAGTTTCAAATGTCTCGGCATCAACTCCTTCCGGATATCTTAACTATTGATAGGATATCTTAACTATCAATAGAATTGCGTTGCCGAGAAACCTActagaaagaaaattaatttttatttctaaaatagaAGACACGACTTTAAAAAGGATCATACTAGTTtcttaagataaaaaaataggtataatgtacttatatatttaattaaattttaaatatctccttatacatgattttaattaaatttgttccgtgtatatttaattttgtttgaaatagttaGATTTTTTATACGGTACAAAATCAATAACCTAACtcaaattatgaaaaattcTTATTCTATGGCTGAAAATTGAACCTTCTTAatgactaatttaaaattatcgaTCGTCTAAGGTTCCAACTAGTTTGTGTTTCTCAGATTTAGATTAAAGcttattttgactaataaacgttttcaaattaaattacattcaTTCTTACTTTCAATTTATTCTCACTAAAACCTTTTTTTGTGTAAGCCCTGTCAAGCTTacgatattatattatatatttcgtaatttttgtcatattattaatattttaactaaatgaTTATCAGATATATATCTTTCTCTCATTCAATATGAATATTCTTTATTGTTTAGACATGATTTTAGgacacaacacaaacacacaatatCTAAATATGGAGGAGACGAATAAGTAATGACTTCGTCGTCACCTAGTCTACAACATCGTTGTCTAGAAATAAAACATAACagatgttaggatttgtatctcccaaatctgatctgtttgaaaaaatctgtaaaaaacgaaagaaataataatacaagaagacacagatttatagtggttcactcaaattgagttaCGTCCACTTCAAccgccaccagatttcactataaaaaagaagaaggaatacagagtttttgcctcacactttatctctctagaattctgtcttatCAATGTAAATccttaataatcatatatttatagggtaacattcaggtaataaaacctaaataactcttgatcagacccaagcccaaaaccaaatacaaacccaataaactctaattaacaattgtagagtttattataagtgtaggcttcataactcaacaatctcccacttggagactaacttcatcatctctcgatcgatAACGGCTTTCCATCtagtgtcttaacgaagaagaccaactgaagttgcacacaacttcagtttcttatttgtcacaactttcgtcagcatatcagttggattctcactcccgggaatcttctcgctaatactccatcttctaaagctgaccgaatgaaatgataacgaacctgtatatgcttcgtcctaacatgataaacatgattctttgccaaatgaatgacactctaacgatcgcatcgcaacacacttccctcgtagtcttgacccaattctagcaaaaagggttgtaaccataTCATCTCCTTAACAGCCtttgtcacagcaacatactctacctcacaactagaaagagcaacaatcttctacaattttgaaactcaactgATTACAGTACCTCTcaaagtataaatgtaccctattgtgctcttcctactatcaacatcaccaccattgtcagcattaACATATCCTTCCAATCCCATATTAGattttcgaaaacacaaagcgagacccgtacttcctcttaaataatgtagtatccactttactgcttcccaatgttgtctacccgggttgttCATGAACCTTCTTACAACTCTCACTGCATGtgttatgtctggtcttgtgaaaaccatcgcatacataatacaaccaatggtagAGGCATACAGAACAATGGCCATGtgatttttctcctcctctgttgaaggcgactgatctttagatagtctgaagtgactagctaagggggtagtaactgatTTTGTATCATACAAGTTAAACctactaagaactttcttcacatattcttcttgtgaaagcttgagaacttcttcatccctgaaaattcttatcccaataatttattttgcagcacccaaatcctttattgcaaacttttcagataactctttcttgagcttgttaatctcatacaagtttTCTCCAGTAATCAatatgtcatcaacgtagaggagtagaataatgtacgatttatcaaacctcttgatatagtagcaatgatcagcttcacacctcagaaaattgttactttttatGAAGctatcaaatttcttgtaccatttccttggagcctgtttcaaaccatacagacttttctaaagcttacacacaatctcatcttttcttttgatttcaaatccttctggttatcgcatgtaaatctcttcatctaaatcaccatgaagaaaaacaattttgacatccatttgttgaagatgaaggtcttctttcacaaccaaactcaaaatagttctgattgtcatcaatttaattactgaagagaagatctcattgtagtcaataccttctttctgttgaaatcctttcacaaccaatcttgccttgtacctcatgattttatcatgttcttctttaatcatgaagatccatttgttgtgaagtgctttctttcccttagGTAGCTCATTGAGCTTACAAGTCTaattcaacgtcaaagagtccatctcatctttcatcgcagactcccacttaactgattcatcagattgtattgcttcctcatagcattcaggttcacttctatctgtcaacaatatatagttcagaaatggagaccacctctcgaTTGGTTTTTGATTCCtagatgatcttctcaactatataactggtgtttgctgatttgccTCTAGGGCCacattctcaacgatttcatctttaacaacacattgttcttcttcgacagtcggtatatatttaTCTGAAAATTCTCTCTAATCGACTGTACCAATCTCTTTCAACTTGGAATCATCATCTGATGTCTTTCCAGCACAATCTTtatagagaacctgttcattgaagacaATATTTCTGCTACGGATGAAATTTGATTATTCCAGAatcgataaccaaactcgatatcaccataatcaataaaaaaacatttattagactttggatcaagcttgctcctatcacattcattaatatgaacatatgataaacaatcaaacacttttaaataagaaaggtttacttttttattgctccaggcttcttcaggaattctgaattgaagaggaacagagggtcccctgtttatcaagtaGGCAGCAGTATTTATAGCTTCTGCCTAGAAgattttaggcagccctgcatgcaatctcatgcttctagcacgctcgttcaatgttcgattcattcgtttaGCTActtcattctcttgaggcgttcggggaacagtcttcaccatactgatctcatccacaacacaatactctttgaaatatgaattgatatattcacctccgttgtcagatctcaagcacttaactttctgatttgtttcattttcaaccaaagtcttaatttcttgaaaatagcaaatacttcagacttgtgcttcataaaataaactcatacttttcttgttgaatcatctataaaagtcacatagtagtatgatccgccaatagaagaaacaggtgtaggtccccacacatcagtgtgtaccaactctagtttttctttcttgagctctgtcccaatctttaagaaacttacccgtttctattttccaagaatgcagttttcacataactgatgttcaacagactttagttctggaatctgtctattcttcaaaagaattttcatccatttttcactcatatggaccaacctgcaatgccacagctcattgttcttcgagtcatcaactacaacaacaatTGTTTCTCTGCAaattgaagtcgtgtataatgttccagttttgtgacctcgagcaacaactattgctcctttagtcaccttccatgcaccatttccacaaatggaattgtgaccttcttcatcaagttgtgtaacagaaatcaaattgcacattaaacctggaatgtgtctcaccttattaatcttccaaacaaaaccatttgccatcttcaatttgatgtcccccatgccaacaatatctagtggctcaccataTACAAGATATACTTTCCCATAGTtttcagccacataattctccattaattctttatgagcagtggtgtggaaagacgctcctgagtccaaaacccatgaatctattgGGCTATCAATATACAGAAGTAACGCATTAATGACAAATTcggtaacaacgttggctgcatcatttttatcatcatcgATTTTCTTTGGTGCTTTGTAGTTCCTTTTTAAATgacctgtttaccacaattccaacacTCAAATGTCTGCCCaaacttggactgactcctcatGTTCCTTGACATAGATTTGCTTTTACCTCGATTGAAATTTCTAACATTACCTctacccctgttttccacattcagagtaGAACCTTTAAATGTTTCACcataatcaattttacgaacctcttcagcaagaatacgatctctaactttaacaaatttcagtttagcatttccaactgaattactaattgctgccctcataggttcccaactatttggtagagatgctaacaaaattagggcactaacttcatccccaaaatcaatctcaacagataacAATTAATTCACAAttcaattgtattgaattcatttaaatgagtagtgatagaagtaccatcaaccattcttaagtaaaaaaaaagtatcttcattaagtgtaccttgttgttagcagatggtttctcatacatattagaaagagctttcatcagacctaTGGTGGTCTTCTcttttgctacattgtgagcaaccgtcttggttagcgtcaatcggacaactctcaaaacctgtctatcaaggagtttccattcagtttcatccatcttctctggtttctcactcaaaagaACATGAatcttctttccatagagataatcttcaatctgcattctctagaagacataatctgtcccatcgaatcttccaatccaatgtcctatactgttctcacttgtcATCATTTCCAATGCTCATATCTAGCCtagttgctctgataccagttgttaggatttgtatctcccaaatccgacctgcttgaaaaaaTCTGTAAAAAACGCAAAAAGAAGaatacaagaagacacagatttatagtggtgcactcaaattgagttacgtccacttcagccgccaccagatttcactatgaaaaaagaagaaaaaagaatacaaagtttttgcctcacactttatctctctagattTCTGTTTTATCAATGTAAAcatttaataatcacatatttatatggtaacattcaggtaataaaacctaaataacttttggTTAGGCTAAACccaaaacaaaatacaaactcaataaactctaattaacaattgtaaagtttattataagtgtacaCTTCATAACTCAACAACAGATGCGTTGTGGTATAGCAATAAAGTTAAAGAAATTATCTCATTACAAAAATGTGAAAGTTTTGTCTgcaataaaacttaaaaaataataataaaatgaatagaccacataaaaaaattgtgcatattttcaacacaaattatcgattttataacattttaaataatttagatatttaggtgtaaaattcaaacaaaaataaatataaaaggaataatttcaaacttaaataactattatataaaaaaaaataaaaacttggtATCTTAAATAATCATTCCACTTGCTATCTAAaacttttatgaaaaaaaaagctAACTTTTAACTCCATCCCTTATTCATAACACAttatctatatttattattacattCTTATCCACTTAATGTTAAAAGtatattattgttagaaaaTTTTGTTATTCTTCTACTTCATGAGTGAAAAAGGACTAAAAAATCACTTCGCACCAACCTTATTCTAAACAAGATACTTGTAAGTTGTAATGGTGTTAACAAAATTGGGTCTGTAAATttgttcatataattttttttttactgagGATTTGGAGGACGACTATTTGCATTACAAACTCGTGATCCCCATTCCAATAGCTCCTTGCTTGTGTCATCCTTATGAACAATAACTTCAATGAAACAAAGACAGTCCCGTTTTTCCCCTGTCGCCATAGCAATTGATTCCACCAGTTCTTCCTCAGTACGCACCTGCCATTGCCAAACCagttaacaaattaaattaaactaaactaaactagTTTA is part of the Impatiens glandulifera chromosome 1, dImpGla2.1, whole genome shotgun sequence genome and encodes:
- the LOC124922060 gene encoding RING-H2 finger protein ATL63-like, with the protein product MANSSSPTRCPTPATQLFGSMLSYDGNVMLTAVISLILVVIFVLFLHVYAKWFLVQARHRSGSSSVSLSLVLGPPRISHQYLNRYSYEITSFPSGVLQTTGLEPSIIDLIPLFDYDPNGNEASGLECVICLSLFQDKEVGRELPKCGHAFHVDCIDMWLHSHTSCPLCRAPVGLSQVEEKSGTGLDHQFGSGECPEADVISSSNANNDDDGSVMEIVIEVPVGSSPPPPPPSAVTSQAASSLGGSLKRMLSRNRSEHNKVHDVSNNNNPDPTVD